TcctaaaggtttttttttttttttaaactttacttctttttttttaaatttgtgagTGTGTGAAATAAACACACTGTTCAGTTGATGGGCAACACAATATATAATTTAGTGTagtaagttgttttttttcacagtcaATGAGCATCACTACCTTGATGTCGTGAAACATCAGACGTGattcaggtaaaaaaaagaaaaggcaggTGAAATTAGTGCATAAAATttctacaaaacaaactaaatatCATCTTCAAAATGTACAAATTATGCTACCACTAAATTATTCCGACAGAAGACAAATGTACGTACGTCTAAGTGTGACATAAAATAATTTTTGTACATTGAAAGCAAACATGTATGTTTAGAAAACAATTATGTATAGAATATATTTTAGTAGATTAGAAATTTGACACCATATTTActcttataaaacaaacaagttattttcttttttatttaattactttattatttGTAAATGATTAAGTATTTTTAGTCAAATATAAAAAGTGCCTCAAACAACTTgtgtaattaaaaataaaaatataacattCGATTAGAGCTCTTATTATCTAATTGCATTTTATGTTGGCTCAGACATACGACGttacagatgtgtgtgtgtgtgtttataagtGTTTTATAAGTTAAGTGCTCAGATTGATGTTTTGGAACAACATAATGAATGATGCAACAACTAACAAGCCAAACCTGTGCCcatccacagaaaaaaaatacaatcataAATTCATTTGCAcggaaaatcaaaataaatacataacaaATAACGCCAGAGAAGAGACTGAGCTCCTCTAGTAACTGGAatattttattgttattgtcATCTGTATCActgcttctcttttttttttttctttacattatTCATTTTGTTCGATAAGCGGCTGGAGTATTCACAAGGATGCGAGGATAACGTTAGATTCACAGTGATAGGCAAAAAGGGTTAGCTatttaattcaattaaaaatgacactcacacacacacacgcgcacacacacacacactcgcacgcacTCCCAGAATCTGTGTGCTCACTCTTATGACAAGTGCATTATGTCAAACATTgttcacattttctgaatttgtATATTTCAGCACAATTGAGAAGTGGGGGGGAGACAAACAGGCATGACATTTTTTGACCACAGCAGCTAAAATGAACGTCGGTGTAACTTTACATATTTATTTGCAGGCTTTCAAAGTGCTGAAGAATTCAAATAGGCTTCATTTTTATACTAGTATTCAAACTAGGTGAAGATTTAAAGAATAATTTAAATCTCATCACATTTTTCACAGTTTTATAGCTGTTCTGGCTgggtcccctttttttttttttttgtaaaaactaTCAGTGAAAATGACttggtttcctttttttttttttttttacttcttctATTCAAGTGAAACCCCAGCACATGTAAAAGTGACGGATGGGGCTTTTATTCCCCAGTCGACTGACACCGAAAGTGTCTCCTGACCCGACGTTGACTTTAATGGCTGTCATTTTATGACCCGTTTTTATGCTCCGTTACTTCATCAATGACTATTTATTCCCTCGGCCGCACGGCCGAGCGGCTACGATATTGCGAGCGCTCTTGCGTTGTTTTCTGTTTTAACAGGACCGCGTTAAGCTGCGTGAAGTGCTTCCAGTTTGAATTTTCAGTTAAGtgctcaaaataaaaataatgttttccaccttttaaaatgagaaaagaaaccagtcaaaatgtaaaaaaaaaattaaccaaTTTTTGGGGTcgttttgtacaaaacaacaaacacccAAAGTTCCTTTTTGACACATAATTTTTGACCTAATTATTTTTCAGACAATTTCCCTCgaaatgattattttattgCCTCATTCTAAAAACAGTTGGGTCAAAAATAACTCTGTCTGGGGTAAGAAAGGAAGTGACTGCTACTTTTGGGGGTATTTTGGTATaaaccaacttttttttttttttttttagggggtggGGGTCAAAGATAACCCAATTTGGGTCAAAATGGACCGACTGCtacttgggtcaatttgacccaactttggttttttttgttttgttttggggatcATTTAATACCAAAGTGCTTTTTTGACCCAAATGTTTTGAGAGTGCTCTATGTGGAAACAACACAATTGAAATGATGGCTTTCATACACAAATATTATGATGACACATTAATCGTCAAGAAGAAAGCATTTTGTTTCAATTGCATTTCCTCCCTTATATATGATGGAATGTCTGGGTGTATTATTATTACGTTTGTCCCCAACAATGTGCTTTTAATTAATACGACTCCTTTTTTGTAACGATTTTGAGTTAGAATACAAAAATCACCTCCATTCATTTTGAAGGAACCCCTAGAATCAAAATGTCACCCCAAAAGAGATTAATTATATAATACTGCAGtaataaaaatccactccaacaagtgtcttttttttttttttttttttactgtgagcGGGTTAATTGGGTTAATTGGGGTGATGGCTGAGAATGggcggggaagggggggggggacttgctGTGTGAGCTGAGGGTCATCATGGTTGTTGTCTCTATTTACAATATGGCTTCTCTGAGTGGAAGAAACGCAGAAGTGGTCCGGCGGCGAGTTGATTATTTTGTTGCAAAAGTCTCCAGGGAGCGCCAATCAGAAGCCATCTGATTattattttgagttttttttttttagtttccaaGAGTCGCTGTCAGCCTGTCCGGCGGCGATAGAAACGTTCCCCCAGCGGCGACGTGTCACACTTTTAACATCGTGGTCGTTCAAGTCCAATTAGCGACGTCCTCCGAGGCTTAATGTCCTGACACTTGCGCACTTCaacgtctttttttcccctcctcatcTCAGTCCTCCTCAGAGCCGGCGGCCCCCCGCAATCCGTTCATACAGAAGGGAAGTCCGGAGGGGAAGGGGCTGTCCGAAGGAGAGAAGCCGCTGAAGGGCGGCAAGCCGGCCAATCGCTGCAGGTGGGGGAAGAAGGCCGGCGGGGGCCCCTTGTGGTGGTCTGAGCGCAGCTGCAGCCCGTCCCCGTGTCCGACGCCGTGGTGGTGGCTGGGGGGCAGCTCGGGGGGAGCGTAGCGGATGGTGCTAGGGGCGTACAGGCTCTGGGGGCCTTGGGGTCCCAGGGCCAGGGGGTGGAAGAGGACCCGTCCCGCTGCGCCCCCCGCGGCAAGTCTCTGGAGGAGCTCCAAGTCGGGGCCGCCGCCCGGCCCGCCGCCCCGACCGACCGCCCCCGGCGCCGCTCGCTCCTCACGCGGCAGGGGGGACGACACGGGCATGACGGGTGACaaggccggggagggaggggtgaAGAGGCCTTTCGGGGGGGCTTCGCTGCTGGAGTCCGGCATGGGGGTATTGGGGCTGTCGCCGTTGAGGCTGCTGGAGggggtgtgtgcgtgagagGGTTGGGGCTGGCTGCTGTGAGAGCCCCAGCGCCCCCCGGTGGCCAGGGCCTCGTGTTCAGTCTTGATGCTGGCGGACGGGGTCACCACGCTCTTTAGCTGCTGGATCACAGCTCTCCCGTTGTGGACCCGCCCTCCTCTGTCGCCTCTCGCCGGGGCGTCGGCCCCCCTGCTCGGCTTCCCTCCGCCGCCGTCTTCTTGTTTCAATTTGTCGCCGTCTTCCCCCTGCTCCCACTCGggctcctcgtcttcctcctcctcgtcctcctctccCTCGCTCTCGCTGGCCAGGTCCGAGGAGGCCGAGACGCTCTCCTCGGCGTGCCGCAGCTCGTCCAGACGGCGGCGACTCTCAGGGGGGGCGCCCTCGGGCTCGGCCCTCAGCAGGCGTTTCCTCCTGCTCTCGGATtgcacggcggcggcggtgaaCTTCTCCCGGGTTTTCGTGTCAGGGTCGCTCTTCCCCGCTGAGCTCTTTGCTGGCTGGGAGCCTGAGGAGGAGCATGAATTGGAATGGGATGGTAcaattcatccattttgtttgcATGTTGCGGCTGGCAAATAAGATTTGTCTCAATCAAAGTATTATGGGATGTTGCAATGTCCTACCTCGGCCCTGCGGGGAGGTGTTTGCGGGAGGGGAGCTCACTAGAAGTCGCTCGGCTCTGACGCTCTCCGGCAGCTGCAGCAGATCGAGGGGAGTGTCGGGCAGCTCCGTCCGACTGTTGGcggaaagaaaaatcaaaacgaATAACGGAGAGGAGACGCCAATTTAAGGGAGTAGTCACTCTTGCGGCAAACTCTAATaagcgggccgggccgggcccccTTTGTCACGTCAACATCACACGCCAGCCCCAAacagtgcgcacacacacacacacagcacagagcCCACCTAGCTTTTCTACCAAATAGACGAGGCTGTTGGAGAAGTTAATGAGCTCTTGTAATTACAGCGCTAATTAACTAAAACACTATTCAAGCCCCAAAATTCTGACATCCGTTGGTCGTAATTATACGGCCTCAGCCCAATTAGCATCGACATTCAGCCTTCTCTTGTTTTTGTCTGACTGCTCCGCCGATTCAACACGGTATTATGCActtcacgcgtgtgtgtgtgtgtgtgtgtttcctaaTGAATGTGTGGAGAAAAGGGAAATAAAAGTGAGGGATTTATGATTGAGCTTAAGCTGCGGTCTAATGTTTGTGAATTAAGTGTGTCCTTCCTTCTGACAGTCTGACATTAAACGTTGCCTAATTGATTTCAAAATAATTACCCAATCGCAAAAGTGGCCGTCTATGTATTTATACTTACGCCTCATGTGAGACCTCTTTACGTAAAGGTTTCATGACATTGCTAAAACAATTACAataaatagatttaaaaaaaaaatggaagggtGTAGTTCACATCATATACATAAAAtggaattctgtttaaaaagggaaaaaataataaaatataacgaTACAGTACATAAAAATGTAATACAGATATAACGATGtgagaaataaaaaagaaatgaacttGGTCGATTCCAGTATACCTCATATGAGACCTCTTACATAAATGATATAGAAATGAAATtccacaaatgaataaataaataaataaataaataaaccaacatcaatacattaaaaaataatgaaatcaaGATTGCACTAAAGAATTGACCAAACTATAAAAATAtattagagagaaaaaaaatcctttgagtATGATCGAAATAAACATCAAAGTAAAACTTTTTTGATCGTATTTAATTTTCACCTACAGCACTTTAAATCGTTATAATTGcctgtttttaaacatttcgcTACAACTTTGAGTTCACTTTTATGTGCAATGCATGCTAATTGAATCATTCTTTACATACATCCGTGTGAATGTTCCAGGGCCGAAATAGACTTTTGAGGAATAACATCTCCAGCTCTTGGATTGTGATCAGATAACGCCAAGGCCGTAGATGAGCGCCTTTTGGCATTTTTCACCATTGAATATCTGTCAGCGCTTAAGCCATCAACCTTAATGGGCCGCGATGATGCGTTTTCTTTCATGTCGCCAACATTTTGCAGGTAACCCTCATCAGCCGTTGGACTCGGTCAAACCTCATTCCATCACTCTTGCCTTCAAAGCTCGTGTGAACACAGCATGGTGCTCCGCTCGGCGCTCCAAACTGACCTGAGGACGCAGTTGACCCAGATGACGTTGCGCTCGTGGGGTGCTTTGTGATTTATCGACACGGTGGCGGTGGATTGGATCCACAGGTAGCCGCCTCGCTTCTGGAGCCAGCGGTAGTAGCCCGTCACCACCTGGCCTTTCCGCAACACTGAGATGAGGAGACGGGGAGGAAAACGTGGGCCAAGTCACTCGACGATGTTAAtcgctccaaaaaaaaaaagccagttttTCCAAAATGTCAAAAGACTTTGTTGGTGGAGGCACTAGAGGGCGCCAATGACACCAGAACAGAATGGACTCAACAGGCGCTCCTTGAAAAGTGTGGGCGAGGACACTCACGGTCTTCGTGGCTCTGCCGCAGGTTCTCCAGATCCTCCACGTAGATGAAATGGTAACAGGTGCGCCCCACCACCTCTGCGGGCGTCAGGTCCATGTAGTCAGATATCCTGCAGGTATACACAGTCAGTCAACTCACGAGAGCAAAGAGGACCTTCAGAAATGGATTTTGCAATATTGAGTGGAAGATAAATGCAATTCATTCTTCTCCAAAatacaggaaatacaaaatacaGGAATACAAATGCACTTAAAGGGGAAAGACAACTGACTTGTCCTAAATCAGAACATGAATTCAGTGATACTTttgcataccactagagggagcccaccAGCAGCACACTTTTTGATAATCACAGGTGAAATAACGACTATGACACCTCACCTGTTCTCGCAGTACGTGACCTGCAGGTCCATGTTGACCCTGAAGACAAACATGTGACTCTCCATGCGGACCTCGTTGAGCGTGGAAGGCGGAAGCGTGTGAGCCAGTGCCACCATCCCCAACGGCCGGGGCATGGAACGTGCCGCGCCGGGGCCGATGGCGAGCCGATAGCGGATTCTACCCGTCACGTGGATCACCTGATCATTcaaacgcacacgcgcacacacaaatcgAGAGGAAAACAATTAACACATGCTAATACGATTGGATCCAAACTAGTGAATAGAATCCCATTTCGAAAAACGAATGCAGCAGCTCTGGCTTTGCGGAGCAATAAAAGGCAGCGCGCAGCCATTCAGTGTGAAATAAGGTCAAAGCAATAAAACACGGTGAAAACGACCATCTTGACACTGCTGTGAAACACTAGCGGAGCAAAACAAAGTGACAAGGCACCGCTTGTTATTccttcatgcaaaaaaaaaaacaaggacacCGAGGACAcggcattaggtacacctgcacaatcaaTGACACACTCCAAAAATGCTCAGTTGAATGTTGCCTTTGTGTTTTTAGGAGTTTTTTCCTGGAACCTGGTCAAAATATGCACGTTAGCTTCACTGAAAGGAGTGAATGTGTGTTTGGTGGAGAACACACCCTGCAATTGACATATTGTCCGGAGTGTGACTCAGCTGTGATAGACTCCGGCAATAGGAAATGCATGGCTAGATTACATTGGCTTGTAAAAACAAGGTCAACTGCCAAATGGTCCCAAGTCAGGTTTATTGTGTCATCAGTCCATCGcgataaaaaaactaaatgcaGTTTTATCCTGCAGGCACACTAGTTGTTGGCAAAAAGAGCATTTTCATTTAAATTCGGGTTATACGTGGTCTTTTATAGATGGTTTTCCAGTTTCGATGTATTTTGGGATCACAAGCAAATCTCGACTTGGGTTGAAAAAGTAGGCTCATTACAGCAGCTGCTATGCCATGGCATTAAAACCTTTACACGTAAACATGGCTAGAAATGAGTAAAACACGCGTTAGCGTTTTTCACCAAACGACTAAAATGATGACAAATGCTAACGGCGAGAAAATTGAATTGGTAAATAAAGAACATGGTGAGATTTTCGACTTTGATATAGTTCAATGACAGCGGGGCACATTTGTAAGAGCAGATTTGCGTGCCTAATGAAGTTCCCAGTGTGCGGAAGAAATAACGAGCCACCTTGTATCCGGACGATTTGACGTGCAGCCCTCTCTTGGTGAGCGTGGACTTCATGCGAATGAAGAATCCGCGATCGGGAGGTTCATCAGCTGAAGAGTGAGGACTGGATGGCGCTGCTGAGGATTACAGAGCGGCCGGATTAATCGCGGACCTTCGTCTGGCTCGGCGCCGTCGGTGGGTGGCCTACCGCCGGGCTCGGGCGTGCCGGCCAgggaggaggcggaggcggAACTTGAGGGGGCGCTCTCGGGGCCCACTTGGCAGCCGGCCTCCGCCCGCAAGTGGGGCCTGATCCCCAGCCGCTCGGCCATCTCCACGTGGTCGGCCGGGTGGATGTAGTCGAACACGCTGCTGCCCGTCAGCTCCACCTGAGGGCGGACGCACACTCTTGttcacaaaacaaaaagcacacACTGAACACAGCGCCGCCGAGAAAAATCAATACGTGTTATGACAGGAAAATGAAAACCTCGCTGTGGGTTACAATTCAACGAGGAGTGCCGCGCTCGTCCCGCACGCCTTCCGAGTCTCGGAGGAGCGAGTGACGACAGTATTACTCAAATAACCAAGCAAGCTAAAAATCAATTGTATCTGCTGATTAAAAAGGCTTGAACTCGGAGTATCTCCGGAGGTCGCGTCactattcttcttcttctcacaCTGACGTCCCACCCCGCTCCTTCATTTAGTCGCTGCCGGCAGTCCATCCCGGCAGGCATAAAGAGCTCATAGCACCCGGGCCGGCCGGCGTGATCCCATCATCACAATACATCATAGTCAAATCTCCAATCATTTAAAGGCAATAATGGCGCCGCTGTTGCATGGCATCCATAAAAGCGGCACAATCGGAGCACTGAGCCCGAGACGCTGAGcgtggaaatgtgtgtgtgtgatgtacaCTGGGTTTCCATTACATTTGTgaaggtgtgtgcgtgtgattgTGCGTGCCCAATAGGATTCCATCTGATAACGGCGTGGCTGCAGCAGCCTCACACCCTTGTCTGTAGGA
This genomic window from Syngnathus typhle isolate RoL2023-S1 ecotype Sweden linkage group LG6, RoL_Styp_1.0, whole genome shotgun sequence contains:
- the npas1 gene encoding neuronal PAS domain-containing protein 1, with translation MATMPFVSEGKCVSVEWDFLQGLLAKPPTLPCLQNLRKEKSRNAARSRRGKENFEFFELAKMLPLPGAITSQLDKASVIRLTISYLHMRSFASQGDPPWISLLEGDSNCSKVRRSSHSLATDIFEQHLGAHLLQSLDGFVFVVSQEGRFLYISETVSIYLGLSQVELTGSSVFDYIHPADHVEMAERLGIRPHLRAEAGCQVGPESAPSSSASASSLAGTPEPGAAPSSPHSSADEPPDRGFFIRMKSTLTKRGLHVKSSGYKVIHVTGRIRYRLAIGPGAARSMPRPLGMVALAHTLPPSTLNEVRMESHMFVFRVNMDLQVTYCENRISDYMDLTPAEVVGRTCYHFIYVEDLENLRQSHEDLLRKGQVVTGYYRWLQKRGGYLWIQSTATVSINHKAPHERNVIWVNCVLSRTELPDTPLDLLQLPESVRAERLLVSSPPANTSPQGRGSQPAKSSAGKSDPDTKTREKFTAAAVQSESRRKRLLRAEPEGAPPESRRRLDELRHAEESVSASSDLASESEGEEDEEEEDEEPEWEQGEDGDKLKQEDGGGGKPSRGADAPARGDRGGRVHNGRAVIQQLKSVVTPSASIKTEHEALATGGRWGSHSSQPQPSHAHTPSSSLNGDSPNTPMPDSSSEAPPKGLFTPPSPALSPVMPVSSPLPREERAAPGAVGRGGGPGGGPDLELLQRLAAGGAAGRVLFHPLALGPQGPQSLYAPSTIRYAPPELPPSHHHGVGHGDGLQLRSDHHKGPPPAFFPHLQRLAGLPPFSGFSPSDSPFPSGLPFCMNGLRGAAGSEED